The DNA segment CATCAAAAAATAGCTTGATTCTTGGAAAGTCCCAAAAGATAAATACTTTTATAGTAACGGTATTCGAGCTCTACAagaaagatggaaaaaaattgtagcTAACAATAGACAATACTTCGAATGATTCATTTGTATCCATTTTTTCACAGTAAAGCtctattttcatcgaaaaaacagCGGGAACTTAGTTGTGCGCCTAATAATTTTAGTTAATCCATTGATTAACACACTTTTTgaagggtttggttggattggtttaagtGAAAACGATTATTATTATgattacgtggttctttgaatcaaacatTTGCCTTGAACTTTCAAACTTCCTGACGTAATTTCCAACTAACGGCAATAATACTTTACGCACTtttctcggcagctcgatctcAATTTACacgctcttgaccttcagcgccggACCTCGAAAAAGTACCCTTCACCTCAGAAAATTTGCCCCACTATGGGTAACTCATCTCTTCATTGGAtgcactcaaattgttcggtcaatcagccggctcggaaagagGCAGAAACAAccgaagagaaggaaaaacggaacaagttgaaagacctttttcgactcagaaaaagtacggttgaacggaaagaattataaaatatatgaattctgaaaacaagagacatatacggtttccgctacaaatatgggactggtcggtggaaatcaatgacataatatcaatcggtaaataccccctatgataatataacggttttcttccgaaatatttcgattgtcaggtcctattataAGAGTAttggtgaagaaatttccttttttggCGTAgcgaaaatctgcctcgtcacaggACCAAACTGTCAAACACTCAATTTTATGAGAGGAAAAATCACATTGTGAATTGATGTAATTTCTTACTGGCAATCGcagatttttttcttattggAAATGATCTactccaaaatttttttttttaaattcatggTATGCAACCTGCTACAAGTAGTTAGCACAACAAGGTTAAcaaatatattttctatttggaaaaattttaatttaatgtataaagttaatagaattaatTTTCACTTCGTTGAGTTCATCAACACCTAAACGTGTTTTACGAATAATGAAACACATGAGTTGCGCTCCGAATTCAACGTCGAACGTTACCCGACgccgttgattgaagtattgaCAAGTATTCGTCTCTGCTCCAATCAACGGTTCGACCATCAATCGAACAACAGCGTCAGACGTCGGATGCACACCGGAAGACGATTCTGAACGCTACCATGTAGTGGTTAAAATAATTGAAGGATTGAAAAATcgtattattcattttttagtttAATTAGGGATTATCATGCGAAGTTTCAATGATCGAGAAAGAATATTAGATGGTTAAGTTTACAACTTTCTTCATATTGACGACGAATAATGATGAGACCTATGAATATGAATGAGATGTTTTTTCACAGGTTTCTAGGTCCACGATTTAATCACAAaactattatttgaaataaatgcCAATTAGTTTCAACTTCATTTCGAGCATCCGGGCTCTGAAATGGTACAACATTCACTACAATAatcttaaaaattataaaaacatATACCTAATACATAAGTATTAGGTATATTTATTAGAGGAAACTAGTGTGATAGACTTTTTCGCACTCTGGCCGCTTCCTCACCTTTGCtagggcgccagtggggcaatcagtgaaacacccacgtctttcacagaatctccaaagaattagagagcccgggtagacttgaataTCAGTGGATAAGGGTTTCAGTGaagactagggtggtagcgtcttctaagtgtctttAGGCgttaactaaactcttagattaaactgatttaataaacaGGCTCTCACCgccaaaataattggcaacaaaataaatgttcagCTCTTTATTTCTATTGAATTGAACTctataaaaaaagaaaatatacaggtaaaataaaattatgaatGTCAATGGGTGGACCTTGTCGGCATAGGACGGTTgctatagtatataacattactagcaggGTAAGAGGGTCAGTTACCTCCTTGAaccagtaaaacccgttaccttgcgtgtattgttttatattttatttgtttctcatttgtaaaaaggttagataaattccaaaaaattctcaATAATTTGTGGCAAATGCCGTAAGCTATGGAAgtgttgccatgaacatgtctgtttatttttctttaccttTGTTttgagaatacgacgacttcaaaataTGGCagaacaaaaatagtgtgattggggtaactggagatgttttgttggtctacttgaatcaactttcagctagattcagccctaatactttttaaggatcaataattattatattcgcATCCACAGATCCGTCACTgtaaaaatgcatttattttatatttccatcacGCATGCAGCGAAAGAATCTCGACATATGTTGAGGGAGATTGAGATAATGTGAATTAGGCAGATTGTATTCGACTATGACAACGAATAAATATCATTGTTGATTAAAAAGTCTCTCTTCCTGCTTTCCAAGAAATTACGATCTAATAAACAACTTATACAGTCCACTTCTCCCTGAAAATGGATAATAAATAAAGTCCATTGCTAACAATagtggtccttcgggccggatttTGAATATTGCTTTGGATTCACGGAATTTTCAACGACGATTTCAAGACAGTCATATGGTCAATTAGTCTGTCAATTAATCAACCGATCAGCGAATTATTTGGATTGGTGAGATTCACATTTTCATCTGCTTGTTGGTTTCGTCGCAAATATCACCTAGAAACAAAGAGCCATATTCTTCATGCTGTTTTACTAATTTTCTGAGCATTAATTTACCTGATGCCCTAAGGCGAAGGGAAACATAATTTTGGAGAATTCGTCAAAAAGTTTATCTTATCATCGGCCATAAGGTAACCAACTTTCCATCATCGTTTCAGGAATTCTGTCTTTCACATTCTTGGAAGAAAATAATGCAGTGAATAACTTAATTTAAATCTTTGAATATTCACTTGTTGCAGAACTCTGTATGTTTTTTTCTGCTCGTTGCTAGACATTAGAAAAACTTGCTTTCACTTGTCAAACCatatatttcatcattttcattgtttatcttgaatatttacGATTGTAATGCCACATatgatttgaattttcatgatagATAGTATCTGAATTACGCTCTTATTCATCGAATAGGTATTCTAGTTagcttgaaattttcttttcatatttactttgaaattttcaactttcttATAATTGCTgcaaattgtttgattttatattGCTTTTGTTAGGCTGAGTTTTCTGGTGCTGCTTTTGCTTTGCTTCTTTTGATCTTTCTGCTTTAATATTTCCATAATCCGTTTATTGAACGAAATGGCTGATTTATTGATTGAGCAACAATCTATATCTGCTAGAATAGCGAGGTCTTAcacaaatttcaaaaaagatggtCCCTCAAAAATGACACTGAGTAATTGCAAAACACGAATGGAAAACTTGGATAAAATTTGGTTAAAGTTCGAAACAAACCATTATCAGATCTTGCGTGAAATCAgtgatgaaattaaaaaatccAGTTATTTCAAACAAAATGAATTCGACATTGCTGAACAATCCTACTTAGAAAGACACTCTGAATTTCAATCCTTTCTGTACTCTCTTCCAAAGTCAAATGCACCAGTAGTGAAATCTGAAAACGTTAAACTCGATGATTCAGAAAAATTGCCACCAATTTCTTTACCTTAGTTCAAAGGCAATTTTAATGAATGGGAATCCTTTCGAGATCTTTTCACTACGTTGGTTGTTAAAAAAACCAATAGGTATATCTAATGTCACAAAATTGCATCATTTGAAATTAAGCTTAGAGGGAGATGCAGCTCGCATCGTCAGCAGTTTCGCGATTACTGAAGAGAACTTTGCTATTGCATGGAAAAAGTTGACAGATAGATATGAAAACAAACGTCGCCTTGTTACATCTCATTTATCCTCAATTTTTGCTATGAAAGCGATGAAGAAGGAATCTTCCTTCGAAattaagaaaataatttctggcATCAGCACCCCGTTAGCAGCACTTGAGGTGCTCAAGCGTCCTGTCAACACTTGGGATGATATTTTGGTATATCATGTTGTTTCTCTATTAGATTCAGAAACGCGCAAACAATGGGAAAAACATTTAGGTAACGTTTCGAGCTCCTTGGAACCCCCAACTTTTGCTTCATTGATGACCTTTTTGGAAAATCAAGTTACTGTTCTGGAAGCATTAGAGGATAGCAATAAAACTTTCTCCAATTCTAACCATTCTTTTCCACCTAAAAATTCAAAACCAATTTCGTTTTCCAATACCAGAGTACATCGAGTGGTGAGTCAGTCAAATAAGTGCCTCTTGTGCAATGAAAATCACTTCTTCATGTACTGTGATAGTTATAAGAAGAAAAGCCCTAAGCAAGGTAAAGAATTTGTTCTCAATCAGAAACGTTGTCTAAACTGCCTTGCTAATCATAATATTAAGAATTGCACTTCTAAGAaacgttgtcagatttgtcAATTTAAACATCATTCTTCTCTTCATACTGAAAACGATACAAATAACTCAGTTCCTACAAGCTTGCAATTGAATGATAACCACGAACATTCTGGTCCTTCTACTTCGCAATCAATAAATTGCTCCATTTCCAAAAACATAACTATTAATCAATGTAGAGTTCCAAATACCGTCTTACTTTCTACGGCTATGGTGAAAGTCTGTTATGATGATGATAATGTTATTATTGCTAGGGCTCTGATAGATCAGGGTTCTCAAGCTTCCTTCATTTCTGAAACTTTATATCAAAGACTCAACTTGAAGTGTCAACCAGTTAATTTGCCAATTTCGGGTGTTGGAGGAAGAAAACATTACACTTGTCGCAAATTAGTGACTTTTACTCTGAAACCTCGGTTCAACTCAGACTTTTGTTGCTCAATTCAAGCTTTTGTTATTCCTAGAATAACTTCTTATGCACCTAATCTCGATAATAGTGAAATTGCCTTTTCACACATAAATCATCTTGTTCTTGCTGATCCATATTTTGCTAACAGGGAACAAATAGAAATACTATTGGGTTCATCTATACATGCGAGAATTATTGAGGGTGAAATTGTACGTGGTGAACCAAGTGAGCCAGTAgctatgaagacagctcttGGGTGGATTGTATCAGGGAATACGCCAAGTTCATGTTTCGGTTCTGCAGGTTTCTGAAGATCAGATGTTGGTGAGAGATCTTTTATCTAAATTTTTTGCATTGGAGGAATTCACCGAAATTGAAAGACATCTTACTTCTGATGAAACTGCAACCgaaacattttttgctaatactTGTTCTCGCGCTTCAGATGGTCGCTATATAGTTCAATTGCCATTCAAGATAGATGATAAGTCTATGTTGAGCTTTCCTGGTATATATGATATTGCTAAAAGATCTTTGGAACGAATGGagcgaaaatttgaaaaagatccTGAATTTGGTCGTCTTTACAGGGGATTTATGCAAAACTATATAGACTCAAACCATATGAGGAGAGTGAGTGAAGACGATCTTGCTGATGTTCGTTACTTATTGCCCCATCATGGGATCCTGAAACGAAGTAACCCCATAGCTAAACTGCGAACTGTGTTCAATGGCTCTGCTAAAGCATTGAATGATTGTTCAATAAATGATAATCTTTATTCTGGTCCTAATTTGTTGCCCGATTTAACTTCTTTAATTCTGCGTTGGAGAAAATACGAATTCGTTTTTGTTACAGATATCCAACAAATGTTTCGTCAAATATTGATCCATCCTAGCGATCAAATCTTTCAGTGTATACTCTGGAGGTTCAACTCGAATGAACCAATAAGAATTTGGCAGCTCCAAACGGTGACACATGGCATGGTCTCTAGCCCTTTCTTAGCTATTAGGGTAACTAGACAGCTTGCCAAGGATGAACAACATCTTTTTCCATTAGGTGCAAGTATTTTGCAAGATGAGACTTACATGGATGACACACTTTCAGGAGGTTATACGCTACAGGAAGCCTTACTCAAGCAAAAACAGCTTATTGATATTTGTAGCTCTGGTGGCTTTGCTTTACATAAATGGTTAGCTAATGACAATAATCTCCTATATAACGTTTATGATTGTGAGGGATCAAACTCTCAGTCCTACAACTTTACTGATAATAGTTCATTCAGTATTCTCGGTCTCGGTTGGAATCCAGAAACAGATAGTTTTATATTCAGAGTCGGAAGTACCTCTGACtgcgacgatatgaatatcactAAGAGGGTTATTCTTTATTCTATATTACATTTTTATAAGATGGCGGGCGATGCAGACGTTTCTGATCAAGAGTCTATTGATAGTGAGAAAAATGTCGAGAATATTGGCGATAAAGTTTATAAATGTTGTGCCAAAGCATGTAGAAATGTTTCCTGTATTAGATGTAATTCAATTTACCACATCAGTTGTGCAAAAAGgctgaaaaatgtgaaattctGTGGTGACAGTGTAATGTGCTGTTCTGGAGGTGAAAACAAGTCTAAGATCAATGGTGAAGATGGTAATTTGTCGAAATTGCAGTTGGAAGTTGAATATTCGAAGCAATTGAATAGTGAATTGAAGGAGATGAATAAGGTGCTAAGTATGAACACTTCCCTTTTGTTGGAAAAAATAAATCCTGAAAATAAATTATCTGATAAGAATGATTtactcatgaaaaaaattgaaaccctAGAGACaaacataataaaaaatgtCAACAAGAATCTACAAGATAATGTGGTTAAAGTTCAAAATCCCACTTCTCGGAGTAGTAACAGAGAAAAGAACAAGTCAAGTGTGACATCAGAACTACCCACAAAATGGACTGACAGTTGTGAAAATAGTCTTGAACCTAACCTCAAagattcttctgcagatttcgCTGAAGTAAACATCGCTGTCGCTTCTGACTTAGACGCAGTTGCAGATAATAACCCTTCTGAATGTAATAACCATTCTGACTGCCCTGTTGCCGGTGAGGAAACTGAAAACATAAATAAGTGGAGCACAGTACTAGGAAGAAGAGAAAGGAACGTTAGGAAAAATAAGAAGCCAGTTATTTACGGCACTAAATCGTCATCAGATACGAAAATAAACGGAGCAAAGAGAAGACGTTGGATTTATGTTGGAAGGATCAGGGGTAAGGATATTGAGGAAGCTGATATtagagaatatttcaaatctGTCGATGGAGCTGATGAGATTGTTGTAAAGAAACTGGAAACAAAGGGAACAAATTCAGCTTTCAGCATAGGTATCGCTTCTGAAGAGGCTTATAACATAATTTTCCATCAGGACTTCTGGCCAGAGGAAATTCTTGTTAGAGAGTATTCATTTCGGAATACTTTCCAGAGAGGCCCAAAGTTTCAGTCGAAAGGTTAGAAGTCATGAGGCAAACCCCGCTGCAGTAAGTGGTCATCAAGAGAGCAATATGTTATCTGTAGTTCATCAGAACGTCCAGTCGATCGGTAACTCGATCAATCAACTAAATATGGTTGTTTCAGAAACTCTGAAGAATGATGATCTCTGTGCTGTATGCATTACTGAACACTGGAAGACAAAGGAGCAAATTTCTAATTTTGGTATTGATGGTTTTATTTTGGCTAGTGCTTTCTGTCGGGATTATAATGAACACGGAGGAGCTGCCATCTATGTCAAGGAGGGTTTGAAGTTTAGTGAAAGGGTGGATTTGCTAAATCTGTCTGTCAAGAATGTGATGGAGATTGCAGCCGTAGATGTGAGATGCTCTGACAGGGATCTCCTGGTGGTGTCGGTCTACGCTGCTTCGGGGGAGTCTGCTCGATTTCTCGGGGAGTTTGAGAAAATACTTGAGATGGTTTCAAGCTCTGACAGAATGATAGTCATTGGAGGAGATTTCAATATCGACCTGCTCAGCCCTACGAATAGGTACAAACAAAGATTTATTGACCTATTGCTCTCATATGGACTATGTTACACCTTTTCTCAACCTACTAGGTCATCTGCATGTATTGACAATGTACTCACAAATCAGGTGGATTATCAAACCAGAATAATTGATAAACATATGACCATAATACCGCACAATTAATAAGCCTCAGTGTTTCAGGTGGAGTGTCGAAGACAAGTCAGTCTTATAAAAGAATGTTGCAAGCTCATAGATTGGATGAATTGAAGCATAAATTAAAGTTTATGGACTGGGGCCCGGTTTATGAATTGGATGATCATGAAGTAAATTTACAGTGGGAGGCTTTTCTGAAGTTATTCACCTCTGAATTTAATAGAATTTGTCCCTTACAAAGAGTATCTACTGGACTCGGTCCAAAAAGAGCAGCCTATTTTGCTGATAATGCACTTGAAAATTGCAGGTCGAGGCTGGACATTCTGTACACCTGTCAACTCAGAAATCCAATTTTTAAGGATGCTTATAAGAAGATAAAGAAGGAGTATGATGGTATACTTAATGGTCTGAGAACAAAAATATACAAGGATCAGATTTTGCAGTCGGACAACAAAATTAAAAGTCTCTGGGCTGCCGTTAGGGATATCAAAGGGAAGGAACCATTTACATTGGTTTCTCGCGTGTCTACAGTCCGTGGTGATTATACTCATCATGTTctggaaattgaagaaaattttctgttTGATGAGGTCACTGAGTTGGGTGTTTTGGAGATctgtaaaaaaatgaagaacaaGAAGAGTGCTGGTCCTGATGGTATTCCTGCCACTGTGGTTAAACACTGCATGGATGAAATATGTAAGCCTCTCGCTCACATCATCAATAATTCTttgaaaaatggtattttttCTGACTCTTTGAAGGAGGCGGTGGTGAAACCTTTACATAAGAAGGGTGATGTCAATGATTTGGCTAATTACAGGCCTATTAGTATACTGAGCACGTTCTCCAAAATTTTTGAGATGGCAGTGTGCAAACAATTAACAGATTTCTTTCACAAGTGCAGTTTATTTGCCTCTTCACAACATGGTTACATGAGGGGTCGTTCGACACAGACTGCAATTTACGATTTCGTCAAGGTTATTATTGACGCACTTGAATCCTCTGAAATGATTCTTGGCCTTTTTGTTGATTTAAGTAAGGCTTTTGATAGCCTCGACCATGAATTCTTGCTGAAAAAACTTTATAACTATGGTGTAAAAGGTAATGCTCTGAAATGGTTTGAATCTTTCCTTTTGAATCGTTCACAGAGAGTTGTGATATCTGACCTGACTCACGAAATTAAATCAGACACAGCTAAGATTCAttctggagtaccccaaggcaGCATTTTAGGTCCTGTGctgttcattatttttatgatcGACCTTGAATGTGTTATCATGAAACATAACATCTTCATGATTAATTATGCTGATGACACTAATCTCCTTATAAAAGCTTTGAGGTATCCTGAGATCGTACGGTTGGTCAATGAGGTCATGGTGGAGGTTTTAAATTGGTTTGCTGAAAATGGACTTTCAGTAAATGCCGACAAGACAAAGGTAACCCTCTTTAAAACTACACCGAAAGAAAAGATTCAATGAGAAAGGTttaccaaaaatattttaattagtATTGATATATTTATCACTCCCCGATCAAAACAACTGTACTTGCTTTATAAATTGAGTAACTACGATTGTTAAATCGATTTTATTACCATTTCCTTATAACACCAATGGATATATTTCATTACCATATTAGAATGAGGAATTCCCACAGAAAACCAAAGTTCTCTAGTCGGTGTCATATAGCCTTAACAATTTAATGTTACTATACGATATATTCTAATTCTCGAAATTTAAAAAACGTTTACTACTGCAGTTACATGTTGATGCATTACGAAACCGAAATATAAGCGAATATATCCGAATCCTCCGAATGACGGGGATCCCCTGTCTTCCCGGGTTATATCTGCCGGGTAGCAGGTGTTCATTCGGCGATAGTTAGGTATTGGTTACGCGTCGTTAGAGTAAATATTAAAATTGAAGGTGGATTAAAATTGAAAGTGAAAAAGTGAAATTTCCAATCATAGATCGTATAGTGTCTCAATGGAGAGTCCAGCACGCTTTGTAAATTTATTCAAAGTTGGGGTTTAGGGGACTACATACAAAAATTGAGTGGTAAGTTACATTTTTGTAAATTATTTATAGCATCACCCATTTAACCCTTATTCAGTACATCAGAACATGGGCTCTTAGATTAACCTTTTTGGTTGAAATATGGAGTTATCTATGCTATCCAATGCTCAAAACTTTGTGACTCCGTAATTTTTTCGATTCGCGCTTTCAGGGCGCCATTTTGGAAAAATGATGGCCAATatatgtttttcaactttttcttttGAGTTTACGTTTacgatgattttattttttattttatccatTTCTTGTAGACTCAATTGACTTATAGAATCATATATAATTTTTCGTCCTGGTTTTGGATTTTCTCGCGAATAACAGATTAGATATCAACTTGAATGTAATTTTTAGAATCTGATAACTCGTTGCAGAAATATATTGGTCGTGTGAAAAGTGTTTGCAAAACGCGTAAATCCGTGAAGCACTTTTTCCAATATGGCGGATATGGCGGCAGAAGGCAAACTTTTTCGACTACATTCATTTTTCGTTTCAGATGAAGTTATCGATTATTCAAATATCCAGTTGAtgtatgatgatgatgataccCTCAAAGAAATCTTCCCAAAAATTGGACCAAGAatggttttcaaaaaaatgttacgAAATCTGCGattagaaaatgaaattcaacgtTCATGTTCAAATGAAGTTAATCTAATGGCGAGTCTAATGGTGATAATTTTGCGACTCGTATAACTTCTTGAACGAATGCGTATATTATTGATTCATAATTTCTAAAGGGTGgaagttttattttcatttcttatTAACAGTAGGTACAAAAGTTCCtggataaatatttattttttatgttatatAAATCATTACGATCTCATTTTTATTATATGTTTatggatattttttattttttcatgaagaacatGTTTTTTGTCTTTGATGGATTTTAAGTATTGGCTTTGACTTTAGGACTGATGTGTATGTGACagttcaaaacaaaattataattatgaacaataaagtGCTATAATGTGATACTattgtttatatatatatatatatatatatttacccAAATACCAGACCATTTCATGTCTTAATTTCAAAATGATACAGTTGAATCATTTTTAATCTTATATGACATTGTGAATTCAGTGCGTTACAATTTACTAAAGAAATCAATACACCTGTTGGTGTAGGTAAATGAGTGTTCATGAGCATTTCAATTATATGGTTGTCTGAATCCATTTAAAAGATACCATGATTTGTAAGTTATATTGATTTTTCCTACTGCTATAATACAGACTTAACCAACATGTCAGaaaaaatgaaccaattcgttgctatttatttttgttaagtTACACGCTCATCTGAGTGCAACATATCAAAAATGTAGTAATTAATTCGTCCATTCTTCTGGCCGGAAATATATAGCAACGTTGGCCCATTTTGTAGTGTGGttataaaataattcaattagTCTGGTCAAAGAGCTTGAAAAAGATAATCATATGGGTTTACTAGTGCGGCTAGATAAGTTTACTAATATAGTAAAACGGAATTGCAAACGTAGTTATAGAAGCTTATTACGGCAATGAAATGAAGTAATGTAAGGGAGTTGAAAAAAGATTCAAAGTCAGTTATAAAAGTTTACTAAGGTAGTGAGACCGTGCTACCAACGAAAGTTATACTGTATTACTGCGGTTCTTTTACTGAGATACTGGAGCAATTAAGAAGTTTACAACTGTAGACAAATAATTCAATAACGGTTATAAATCTTGAAAGACTCTTATAGTCTAATCACTAGGATAGTTTTTGTAACACGGTTTTATTTCTGTTATAAAGAGATATATCATACAGCCATA comes from the Coccinella septempunctata chromosome 2, icCocSept1.1, whole genome shotgun sequence genome and includes:
- the LOC123306984 gene encoding uncharacterized protein LOC123306984; the protein is MLSVVHQNVQSIGNSINQLNMVVSETLKNDDLCAVCITEHWKTKEQISNFGIDGFILASAFCRDYNEHGGAAIYVKEGLKFSERVDLLNLSVKNVMEIAAVDVRCSDRDLLVVSVYAASGESARFLGEFEKILEMVSSSDRMIVIGGDFNIDLLSPTNRWSVEDKSVL